Part of the Rhizobium sp. WYJ-E13 genome is shown below.
ATCCGAGTTCGATAGCTTCCCGCTCCTCTTCTAAGCACTCGGCAACGAGTTCTTCTCTAGAGCGGGATGATTTTAGATGGAATCGAAAAGGGGATTCCCTTTTTCCCGCAAATCAGCTTCACCATTGAGACCGGTAAAGGAGGCCGGTCTTTATGGCAAAACCTTTTTCCGATGATTTGCGGGAACGCGTTGTCGGCGCGGTGACGCGCGAAGGATTGTCCTGCCGGGCAGCGGCGAAGCGCTTCGGGATTGGCATCAGCACCGCGATCGATTGGGTGCGGCGCTTTCGCCAGACGGGCAGCGCAGCCCCCGGTCAGATGGGCGGGCACAAGCCACGGGCGATTTGCGATACGCATCGGGAGTGGCTGCTCGAGCGCTGCCGCACACGGGCTTTTACCCTGCGCGGGCTGGTCGCGGAACTGGGCGAGCGTGGCCTGAAGGTCGATTACCGCTCCGTGTGGACCTTCGTGCATGATGAAGGGTTGAGTTATAAAAAAAGACAATGGTCGCCGACGAGCGCGAGCGGCCCGATGTCGCCGCCCGACGGAACCGCTGGCTGAAGCATCGCTATCATGTCGATCCGGCCCGCCTCGTCTTCATCGATGAAACCTGGACGAAGACGAATATGGCGCCGCTCCGGGGCTGGGCGCCGCGCGGCGAACGGTTG
Proteins encoded:
- a CDS encoding IS630 family transposase (programmed frameshift), with protein sequence MAKPFSDDLRERVVGAVTREGLSCRAAAKRFGIGISTAIDWVRRFRQTGSAAPGQMGGHKPRAICDTHREWLLERCRTRAFTLRGLVAELGERGLKVDYRSVWTFVHDEGLSYKKTMVADERERPDVAARRNRWLKHRYHVDPARLVFIDETWTKTNMAPLRGWAPRGERLPGQAPFGHWNTMTFIAALRADRVSAPWIIDGPINGERFLIYVEKVLVPELKPDDIVVMDNLGSHKAKAIRAAIRKAGAKLFFLPKYSPDLNPIEKLFAKIKHWLREEQARTRHAIDEAIAAILKTVSPQECQNYFKEAGYERT